In a genomic window of Pseudoglutamicibacter albus:
- the ilvD gene encoding dihydroxy-acid dehydratase produces MPALRSRTVTHGRNMAGARALMRASGVANQDIGKPIIAVANSFTEFVPGHTHLAPVGRIVSEAIHNAGAVAREFNTIAVDDGIAMGHGGMLYSLPSRDIIADSVEYMANAHCADALVCISNCDKITPGMLLAALRLNIPTVFVSGGPMESGRAVLTDGTVKSLDLVNAIADAVDESVSDADMLSIEENACPTCGSCSGMFTANSMNCLTEAIGLALPGNGSVLATHTARKELYERAGATIVDITKRYYEDDDASVLPRNIATREAFDNAMALDIAMGGSTNTILHLLAAAQEGEVDYTLPDIDKKSREVPCLAKVAPNVAGERTYYMEDVHRAGGIPALLGELNRAGMLHTNVHAVHSPDLTSWLDEWDIRGGKASEEAQKLWYAAPGGKRSSSAFSQSEVWDSLDTDAENGCIRNAENAYSADGGLAVLHGNIARNGCVVKTAGVDESIWTFSGPAVVCESQDEAVFKILSKEIKEGDVVVIRYEGPRGGPGMQEMLYPTSYLKGLGLGAKCALITDGRFSGGTSGLSIGHVSPEAASGGEIALIQDGDTITIDIPNRSIQLEISDEQMQARRAQLEAGHGYQPLKRDREVSRALRAYALMATSADRGAVRDISALERIARPQDL; encoded by the coding sequence ATGCCAGCACTTCGTTCACGCACAGTCACCCACGGCCGCAACATGGCAGGAGCCCGCGCACTCATGCGCGCATCCGGTGTCGCCAACCAGGACATCGGCAAGCCGATCATCGCCGTCGCCAACTCCTTCACAGAGTTCGTGCCAGGCCACACCCACCTAGCCCCCGTGGGCCGCATCGTCTCCGAAGCGATCCACAACGCAGGTGCGGTCGCACGCGAATTCAACACGATCGCAGTCGATGACGGGATCGCGATGGGCCACGGCGGAATGCTGTACTCGCTACCAAGCCGCGACATCATCGCCGACAGCGTCGAATACATGGCCAACGCCCACTGCGCAGACGCGCTCGTGTGCATCTCCAACTGCGACAAGATCACACCGGGCATGCTGCTAGCCGCACTGCGCCTCAACATTCCCACCGTCTTCGTATCCGGCGGCCCCATGGAATCAGGCCGCGCCGTATTGACTGACGGGACCGTGAAAAGCCTCGACCTCGTCAACGCGATCGCTGACGCCGTGGACGAATCCGTATCTGATGCCGACATGCTCTCGATCGAAGAGAACGCATGCCCAACCTGCGGTTCCTGCTCCGGCATGTTCACCGCGAACTCGATGAACTGCCTCACCGAAGCGATCGGGCTTGCGCTCCCTGGCAACGGCTCCGTTCTGGCAACCCACACCGCGCGCAAGGAGCTATACGAACGCGCAGGGGCCACCATCGTGGACATCACCAAGCGCTACTACGAAGACGACGACGCTTCCGTTTTGCCGCGCAACATCGCAACCCGCGAAGCCTTCGATAACGCAATGGCACTCGATATCGCGATGGGTGGCTCAACCAACACGATCCTCCACCTGCTTGCCGCAGCACAGGAAGGCGAGGTCGACTACACCCTGCCGGACATCGATAAGAAGTCCCGCGAGGTCCCGTGCCTGGCCAAGGTTGCGCCCAACGTTGCCGGTGAGCGGACCTACTACATGGAGGACGTCCACCGGGCAGGCGGCATCCCTGCCCTGCTCGGGGAGCTCAACCGCGCCGGCATGTTGCACACCAACGTGCATGCCGTACACTCCCCCGACCTCACTAGCTGGCTCGATGAATGGGACATCCGCGGCGGCAAAGCCAGCGAAGAAGCCCAAAAGCTCTGGTATGCAGCCCCGGGTGGCAAGCGTTCCTCGTCCGCGTTCTCGCAGTCCGAAGTGTGGGACAGCCTTGACACCGACGCGGAAAATGGCTGCATCCGCAACGCCGAAAACGCATACTCCGCCGACGGCGGCCTCGCTGTTCTGCACGGCAACATCGCACGCAACGGATGCGTCGTGAAGACCGCCGGCGTGGATGAATCCATCTGGACGTTCTCCGGCCCAGCGGTGGTGTGCGAATCCCAAGACGAGGCCGTCTTCAAGATCTTGTCTAAAGAGATCAAGGAAGGCGACGTAGTTGTCATCCGCTATGAAGGCCCGCGCGGTGGCCCAGGCATGCAGGAAATGCTCTACCCAACCTCGTATCTGAAAGGCCTGGGACTTGGCGCGAAGTGCGCCCTCATCACCGACGGCCGCTTCTCCGGCGGCACTTCGGGCTTGTCTATCGGCCACGTCTCCCCCGAAGCCGCCTCGGGTGGCGAGATCGCGCTCATCCAGGACGGCGACACCATCACGATCGACATCCCCAACCGCTCAATCCAGCTTGAGATCTCAGACGAACAGATGCAGGCCCGCCGCGCTCAACTCGAGGCCGGCCACGGATACCAGCCGCTCAAACGCGACCGCGAGGTCAGCCGCGCGCTACGCGCATACGCGCTCATGGCCACCTCAGCCGACCGCGGAGCCGTGCGCGACATCAGCGCGCTGGAACGCATCGCACGCCCACAAGATCTCTAA
- the bcp gene encoding thioredoxin-dependent thiol peroxidase, whose product MTNRLEPGQPAPDFTLTAADGSTVSLGELTNGTKAIVYFYPKAMTPGCTTQACDFRDSLESLAAHGYKVVGISPDPVDKLAKFVERDQLSFPLLSDENHAVAEAYGAWGIKKNYGREYEGLIRSTIVIDENGTVELAQYNVRAKGHVAKLQRDLKLV is encoded by the coding sequence ATGACCAACCGTCTTGAGCCAGGCCAACCGGCACCCGACTTCACACTCACTGCAGCTGACGGAAGCACCGTGAGCCTTGGTGAGCTCACCAACGGAACCAAAGCCATCGTCTACTTCTACCCGAAAGCGATGACCCCAGGGTGCACAACCCAGGCATGCGATTTCCGTGACTCGCTCGAATCTCTGGCTGCACACGGCTACAAGGTTGTCGGGATCTCCCCCGATCCGGTGGATAAGCTCGCTAAGTTCGTGGAACGCGATCAGCTGAGCTTCCCGCTACTCTCCGATGAAAACCACGCCGTCGCAGAAGCCTACGGCGCGTGGGGCATCAAAAAGAACTACGGCCGCGAATATGAGGGCCTCATCCGCTCGACCATCGTGATCGATGAAAACGGAACCGTAGAACTCGCGCAATACAACGTGCGAGCTAAAGGACACGTTGCTAAACTTCAACGAGATCTGAAACTGGTCTAA
- a CDS encoding ABC transporter substrate-binding protein, translating to MSINSADGNLTGILARTANLNEDGTRLRITLAHGLTFSDGTELDSAALKANFERWQKIASTAATPSAIDTILADSASAPLIKSYKTPGKHVLDVHFARPCFAFPDALTHPGLGVLSPAAFGKDSTEPVATPIGAGAYTLEAKATKTAPHREEANTTRLKLRAEFRSERESAAASASATHSESASQGSPDYGRDSNHDGGVPLRPAPAEGKAPATIAFIHSSLSATPAQWLASKHDNPMHADVVDAVAAKEQKEIAQAGLRVMHRDPFSVVYLGFNHNDENLKQRAMRQAIVQNIDERQLLKDQFPESTLSANGYTPASLGVQPERPAIRDEKATTDLLKTAKYGGENIPIAYPTGVRLPYFPLPELTAQGIQKQLAEVHITTQLKPMHWDTEFLPALLEGRLTGLFLFGLHGLYRSPHDMLARLFSGPRPLCNARLTDIPHRLDAALAIASASQRRETYRNIETDLIADLPLHPLLLPASALGLSSDVTNYPLNPYLEEPLELVTMR from the coding sequence GTGAGCATCAACTCCGCCGACGGCAACCTCACCGGCATCCTAGCGCGCACGGCAAACCTCAACGAGGACGGCACTCGTCTGCGCATCACGCTCGCACACGGCCTGACCTTCTCCGATGGAACAGAACTCGATTCCGCTGCACTCAAAGCCAATTTTGAACGCTGGCAGAAGATCGCTTCCACAGCCGCCACGCCTTCGGCGATCGACACGATCCTCGCCGATTCGGCTTCGGCCCCGCTCATCAAGAGCTATAAAACTCCGGGCAAACACGTACTCGATGTGCACTTCGCCCGCCCATGCTTCGCATTCCCAGACGCGCTAACACACCCCGGACTCGGGGTCCTCTCCCCGGCAGCTTTCGGCAAGGACTCAACCGAACCTGTCGCCACACCTATTGGCGCCGGCGCATACACCCTTGAAGCGAAAGCGACCAAGACCGCACCTCACCGCGAAGAAGCTAACACCACACGCCTGAAGCTACGCGCAGAGTTCCGTAGCGAGCGTGAATCCGCCGCCGCATCGGCTAGTGCAACACACAGCGAGAGCGCGAGCCAAGGCTCCCCAGACTATGGCCGGGACTCCAACCACGACGGCGGGGTGCCGTTGCGTCCAGCACCTGCCGAAGGCAAAGCCCCAGCCACTATCGCGTTCATCCACTCAAGCCTTTCAGCGACACCGGCCCAGTGGCTGGCAAGCAAACACGACAATCCGATGCATGCCGACGTCGTCGACGCGGTGGCAGCGAAAGAACAAAAAGAGATCGCCCAAGCCGGCTTGCGGGTTATGCACCGCGACCCATTCTCCGTGGTCTACCTCGGCTTCAACCACAACGACGAGAACCTCAAACAACGCGCGATGCGCCAAGCGATCGTGCAAAACATCGACGAACGGCAACTGCTCAAAGACCAGTTCCCAGAATCGACCTTAAGTGCTAACGGATACACGCCAGCTTCTCTAGGGGTACAGCCTGAACGCCCCGCGATCCGGGATGAAAAAGCAACCACCGATCTACTCAAGACAGCCAAATACGGCGGAGAAAACATCCCGATCGCCTACCCGACCGGCGTACGCCTCCCCTACTTCCCGCTACCCGAATTGACCGCGCAAGGCATCCAGAAACAACTCGCGGAAGTGCACATCACAACCCAGTTGAAACCCATGCACTGGGACACCGAATTCCTGCCAGCGCTACTCGAGGGAAGACTCACTGGGCTCTTCCTCTTCGGTCTACACGGGCTCTACCGTTCGCCGCACGACATGCTCGCTCGCCTCTTCAGCGGACCCCGGCCCCTGTGCAACGCACGCCTGACTGACATCCCGCACCGTCTCGATGCGGCCCTTGCCATCGCTTCAGCGAGCCAACGCCGCGAGACCTACCGAAACATCGAAACCGACCTCATAGCCGATCTTCCGCTGCACCCGCTACTTTTGCCGGCATCGGCCCTCGGCCTCTCTAGCGACGTCACGAACTACCCCTTGAACCCATACCTTGAAGAGCCACTAGAACTCGTGACAATGCGGTAA